The following is a genomic window from Mya arenaria isolate MELC-2E11 chromosome 4, ASM2691426v1.
TTGTAATTCTATTCTTTTTAAttcttgttattattgtttatcCTTTACCAAACTGTTTTTTAATACGACAACatagggccgattgttcagaacattgttaaagttatcaagttgttaaatgaatcgatgtttattttttaatcttcaatactcataaaaaaatcatggaCACACATGTGGCTACGttacttttgatatatattgagTCAGCGGATTCCGCTatgtatgtttaattgaattacATCCGCACATAATGAAATGTATCACCTTTAAACGTTAAAAAGGATTCCGTTAACAACGTCGTTAACTTTGTCAAATTTCTTAACAATTGGCCCATtgtgatataaatatacataataatttatgtgtataCCTTAAACTTACTGCCCTTAATACATTGTTGatgttatacaaaatgtatgtttatttttgcacTTACCATGTAAATACACTTGACAAAAATACTATAACTGCATGTGTTAAAAGGTTTTTTCAGTTCTATTTTGTCCAATGAAGAATTCTATTGAAAGCCTGAAGTTAGTTTTGATAAGCGGTTTCAATTACATAACAGAAACACGCCATCGCCAGATAGGCGACAAGAAAGACAATATGTGGGATGAAGGCATCCATTGACATACAGAACGCGGCCAGTCGCCACATTGTTGAATCTTGATACTCGCAGCCTTTAAGTCCGTTATCCGCCTCCAGACCAATACCTGTGAAAGAAGTATAAATTACTTCAAAAATAACCTACGCTACTTGTACAAAATACTCTTTCCTTAAAATTCATGTAAATTCAAAGATTATAGTTATTTACTGCAAACCAAGCGGCCAAGCCTGCTTAtctatacattgtatttatgttcATAATCTCCCAGCTAACACATCACGTTAGTACAACGTTGTGTAAAGGTTGTGGCATGGTTATGTTTTTGTACAACGTGGTGGCAACATTGTGAAAACGTtatggaatgttttttttaatttattatattatagcTTACATTAGTTCACATTCCATAAAACGTtaatattacattaatgaaaGCATCTGACAGTATTTGCGattaacatatatgtttttaatttgggttgaaaaaaacattgttaccACATTGCATTAACGTTGTGAAGAACACGTgacgttgtttcaacgttgttttatcattatctttCGGAAAGCattatttcgaaattatatttatagaaaaaaagaTGGTTTATCTACAATttgatgatattaaaataaaataactgttctaaaatatttgttaaaatataaaatatataaaaatgttaagtgATGCTTTGCGATTTTCACAAAGGCAAAATAATTGTCAGACGTCAGCTGCGCGGTCTTAAAATTACTCTCCGAAAATGAGAATTGCCAGAATACATTTTACgtttcaatttatattaatgatgTCAAAAAGATTTTCCTAACCAGACGCAATAAGGACAACAGTTGCGAGAAAGTCTGCCAGCAGGTACACGTGGTATCTGTAGAAACCCGTGTCAGACAGTTCCACGGGGTTGTTGTGGATCAGGAGGATCATGATCCAGAACACGGACTCCTTAACCgcctaaataataataataataataatgatgatgatgatgatgttgatgataatgatgatgatgatgctcctcctccttctcctcctactcctactactactactactactactgctactgctactgctactactactactactactactactactattattattattactactgctactgctactgctactgtttCTGATGCTGTTTCTGCTGTTGCTACTTCtccagctgctgctgctgctacagctgctgctgctgctactgttgctactactgctgctgctactgctactgctgctgctactgctgctgctgctactgctactactactacaactattactactactgctacttctactgcttctgctactagtactactactattactactataactactactactactactactacttctactactactactactactactactactactactactactactactactactactactactactactactactacttctactactactactactactactactactacttctactactactactactactactactactactactactactactactactactacttatactacaactactacaactactactactactgctacttctactgctactgctactagtactacttctgctactgctactgctacttctactgctactattactactactactactactgctgctactactactactactacttctactactactactactactactactactactactactactactactactactactactactactactactactactttactactactcctactcctactactactactactactactactactactactactactactactactactactcatactactactactactactactactactactactactactcatactactactactactactactactactactactactactactactactactactactactactactactactactactactactactactactacttctacttctactactactactactattactactactactacttctactacttctactacttccacttctttttcttcttttactactacgtctacttcCACTTCCactattattataatgattatcacaataaaaatGAGTATATTTAGGTACAGTGTATTTCATAtaacataagtacatataagaTAGGTCCATATGACAAAGAAGCACACAATCAATATAATATACTACTTTCTGATAAATCATAAAggacaaaatataagaatgcattttaagttttctgaatataaaccttagtttgttaaaatatttgaaacgaAACACAGTTCAAACTACAGAATAACATACGGTTGCTTACCTTCACGATACAGTAGATCCCGCTGATGCAACATATGGCTGGGAGAGTGCTGACCGTCCACAAACCTGACAATATACTACAGCAGTTACGTGTTTCTTAAAGGTATACGGGTTAACTACTTTTTGAGTTCTACGTCATTCAGGTATATGCACGAGAACACCTGCACCATATGGTATGAGAAGGCTGGTGCAATGCGAGTTTATATGGTatcatatttagaaaaaagtaaGGATCAGATCGCATGCTTATACAAAGAAAAATTCGAAAACGAAATTTAAGGTATCACCTCAATGAGATGAATTAGAAGTGTAGATCTTACAATGGTAAACGTCTAATAGTTAACTgaatataaccataaaatataaaaagtatcaataGAGATGTAGCGAATTATTATACATGCGTGTAGCTTTTATGCGTACAAGTAAACCTTACTGTTGAAGCTAAATGTCACTTGAAAAAGCTCCCTCGCTACGTGTATCAATCGTAACAACTAGGTAATCTCCGTAAATGTTCGGGTTTGACCTCGCTAATCGGCTTCAAGATATACGAAAATGCGACGAGACCACCGGATTATAATTCAATAGTCATATCACTAAGTAGACCCATTCGATAACGTTAACAGAGTACTgaaatcaaacatttcaattcGTGTCTTGATTACGCTTGGGAGAAACTTGAAAATGAACTTTCAGGACCGGTATAATGTCACTACTTCACCTCCCTAAGACATAAAATATGTCCCTTGAAAACACATATACACAACGTATTCGATATGGTCGCCGCCATGATAGATTATTTTGAAAGACCCGTATTATTTTAGAGGTCATGCGCGACTGTAAATTATTCGATAGGCTTATCGACTCTCGATAAAACGCCTTCTTGCCATAACTGTTGATAACGTCTGAGTTCGGACTCAAAAATTCATGATACTCGATGACTGATACTGTATTATTTTTACCATATTTGCACTTTAAGTAACATTTTTACTACAAAAtttagattttgtttttgtttctgatTCTGAGTCTTAACCGTAGACCCAAGACGTTGTGAAGATGGACCAACGCTATCAACTTCACGCTTCAAACTTCGATGACGTAGCAATCAAAAAGAAATTCACACATACAACcagaatattgttttaactgtttttcttctgcaatttcggtattaaagagtaaaataatgataaaattaacattttcaaatgcattatCGGGAACAATACTTCTTCCTTTAACATATGAGCGATTCCCTTTAAACGTGCTTTAGCAGTTTTAAACAACCTACCAATTATCCAGCGGAAGAGCGTCAGTAGAATTCCGTATCCGGTGATGATTATTGCTCCTGTCGGAGTAAAAAAACACGTTTGAATGCACCATGTCTTCCGTCCAAAAAACAATAAACgcgtttatttttaatttggaaTAGGAACTTGATATTTGAAGAATTATGCAATCATTAgattaacagtttaaaatgttatcttaaTGAAGAATGTTAATTGTATGACAAATTTCTGATGTGAGAAAATTGAACACCTAAGCTGTCCGATACATTCAATTTTCATTATATGCAGCTATACTTtaaaacacacatgtataacgtCTGTATATGTCGGtaataatataaagataattcgtcattatttactgataaaaaattattatataaaggtAAATCCTCATcgtatgaaataatatttatcagATTACTTAGGCGTCCCATATAAGAAGGTGATTGGGTTACCGTGTGTGAAGGATTCATCAATGTTAATAAAGGGATGGAACAGACTGTTGTTACAGCAACCTGAaggaaagaaaagaaaagaaaatggaaAACTTTTACAAAAGAGGCATTCGAACTGACAAGCAATTACTTAATGTACCGGTCAAAAACACGGCGCGGATACGGACAGAAACGAAATAATCCCTATCGATCCGTACCTGAGCCATAGCTCAACGTAGTATCCGGTATTAATCCGtgcaaacaaatagtcaaaacctATTCAATATTTATCCCACACTTGCAACTTTCTTCAACTTTTAGAGATGTACAGAAGTTATAGTCATCCTTGGCCATTTGGGCATGCCTTTGGTTACCCGAAACTTGGACGGTTCTAAATCGTTGAGCATCAGAGACACATCCCCGTGCTTTGCAAGTTGCCAACCGCAGTAAAACGTAGTTCAACATAGTACGCCGACATTATCCGCGTCCTGTAGTTTTTTCTTCCCCATTTCTCACCGTTTTCTGCCGCACTAAGACGTACTTGCTGCAGGCGTTCGTAAAAAGCAAAAGCAGAGTTGTGTTTACTATCatgaattttatattgttattaaagtataaaacattaaactgtTTTTCGATACACTGACAaccaaatttcataacatggtgtcaaaAGTGAAAATGGACAGAAtgataaaaaggtttattcagTGATACTGATGATTACGTTTTCTACACGAACGGATAAAATCACGGAttacaaaatgaacaaatttcatCCGCCGAATACTTGTAACTTTTCATCCACTTAATAGGTGGAATGAAGAGATGTTAGTATGTTTAGTATGATTTAGGACAGCTGCAAAATTACAGAAAGACAAAGAAGAGGGGCGCATTTCGTGTTTTATATATTCGATCGGAAAATACGcttaatatttaacttaaaatttcggcaaaagatcaaaataaatttgttacCGTGTTGGAAAAGTTTAACGGACCTTTCAcacaaaaatgaacaaaaggTGAATCGATCAAATCTTTAATCAGGAGTTGGCTGAGAGATGGGTGTTCAACGCTGCCGTAAATCAGAACAAATCCGTGATGGCAAAGTGGTCGGAATTCTCGCAAAACACCTGTCAGAGAAAATGCAGTTAGAAGGCGATCTAACCATGGAAAAAGCCGTCTCAATGGCGAGGCAAAGTCAACTTGGAAAGGGACAGTATCAAGCACAATCTATTCGACCTGCCGAATTGGCTTTAAAGAGCAAAACTTAATTCTGGTGGAGGGTGTGGCCAGCCTCAACAAGGCTATCAACGTCACAACAGTGTTCTTGGTAAAATTGCAGGCATGGCTAAACGGGAATATACCATCCCAGAAGTGCCGGAAGTGTTggaattgaattattttgcaACAGGGGCTGACGTTAGAGTCATTTCTGAGTCTTCATTCAAATCTTTAAAAGAGAAACCAGCGCTAAGGCCGAATGGAAATGTTCGGATGTGTGTCGATCCGAAAAAAGAACGCGAACGCTGCATGATACCAAATATTAACAGCGTTTCACCGAACTCGAAACCATGACAGTCTTTTGAAATTTA
Proteins encoded in this region:
- the LOC128229879 gene encoding uncharacterized protein LOC128229879 isoform X1; translation: MSSFYQYVVSTRISTWLTSDGGRMERVEQRVEVATVEMGEGKRMEQLQYQPSRKQTFLDGCCNNSLFHPFINIDESFTHGAIIITGYGILLTLFRWIIGLWTVSTLPAICCISGIYCIVKAVKESVFWIMILLIHNNPVELSDTGFYRYHVYLLADFLATVVLIASGIGLEADNGLKGCEYQDSTMWRLAAFCMSMDAFIPHIVFLVAYLAMACFCYVIETAYQN
- the LOC128229879 gene encoding uncharacterized protein LOC128229879 isoform X2; this translates as MERVEQRVEVATVEMGEGKRMEQLQYQPSRKQTFLDGCCNNSLFHPFINIDESFTHGAIIITGYGILLTLFRWIIGLWTVSTLPAICCISGIYCIVKAVKESVFWIMILLIHNNPVELSDTGFYRYHVYLLADFLATVVLIASGIGLEADNGLKGCEYQDSTMWRLAAFCMSMDAFIPHIVFLVAYLAMACFCYVIETAYQN